The Aminivibrio pyruvatiphilus sequence TGCTCACAAGGGTTTCAAACTTCGAACAGGCGGGGCCGATAGTGCAGACAATTTTCACTTTGGTCAATTCCCTAAACCCCCTTCTCTCCCTATGCTTCCGACGGAGCGGTCTTCCGACCCCAGGTACGATTCTACCCTATCTGGAACATTTCTCCCGGAAGGACCTCCTCGACGGCCGCGGCTATGGGAGCCCCCGGATCGACCCGTACATCCTGGAGAAGCATGGTCACTGAATAAGCGTCATTTCGGATCTCAAAGAGCACCGGGGATTTTCCCGGGTACGTCTTGAGGGCCCGGAAAAGATCCTTCACGGAAACGCTCTTCAGCGAATCCTCGAAGACCGACACCCGGACGTAGGGAGGACTCCCCCGCTCGCCGGCCTCTTCCACCGGGAATACCGACCTGGCAATGACGCTTGTTTCGCCCCGTTCTTCCGGAAATCCCGAGACGAAGCACACCTGCCCGGCGGAAATTTTTCCCCGGAGGGAAGCCCATGTCTTGGGAAAACAGACCGCTTCCACCCGGGATTCTCCGTCCTCTATTTCGATTATCCCCATGGGATCCCCGTTTTTCGTCGTTCGTTCCCTGACGGAAAGAACCATCCCTCCAACGAGGGGTGGATTCTTTTTTCCTTTCCACTTCTTCAGGTCGGAAATGGCACAGTTGCTGAAGGCACGGACCTTCGCCTCGTGCTGCTCGAAGGGGTGCCCGGAAATGTAAAGCCCCGTGGCCTCTTTCTCCAGCTCCAGCCGCTCGTGGAGGGAAAAATCCTCAACCTCGGGCAGGTCCGGGCCTCCTTCGTCAGTCTCTTCGGGCATCAGTTCGAAGAGAGAGCACTGGTTTCCGTCGGCGCATTTCTTCGAGGCCGCCGAGACAAGATCCGGCAATCCCTCCAGGAGCTGTCTGCGGTTATCGTTAAGGCTGTCGAAGGCACCCGCCCGTATCAGGTTTTCCACCACCGACTTGTTCACCACCCGGAGGTCCACCCTGCAGAGAAAATCCCAGAGTGACGCGAAGGGGCCGCCCTCGTTCCGCGCGGCGAGAATGGCCTCCACCGCCGTATGGCCCGACTTGGAGACAGCGCCGAGACCGAAGCGGATCACGTCGCCTACCGCGGTGAAACTGGCCATGGAGGTGTTCACGTCGGGAGGAAGCACCTTTATTCCTGAGTTCCTTACTTCCCGGACATAGGCCGCAAGGTCCTCTTTCTTGGACCCTATCTGGCTCGACAGATAGGCCGCCATGAATTCCGGCCTGTAGTTGGCCTTCAGCCACGCCGTCTGGTAGGTAATCAGGGCGTAGGCGGCGCTGTGGGACTTGTTGAAGCCGTACCCGGCGAACTCCTGGATGATGTTGAAGATGTTCTCCGCCGTTTTCCCGTCGATGCCCCGCTCTTTCGCACCCTCGACGAACTTGACCCTCTGCTGCTCCATCACGTCGGCCTTTTTTTTGCCCATGGCCCGCCTGAGGAGGTCGGCCTCTCCCAGGGAGTAGCCCGCCAGGATGGCGGCACACTGCATGACCTGCTCCTGGTAGAGCACCACTCCGTAGGTTTCCTTCAAAACGTCTTCAAGGAGGGGATGAAGATACTCCACCCTCGCCCTCCCGTGCTTGCACTGGATGTACTGGTCCACCATGCCGCTGCCGAGGGGGCCCGGACGGTACATGGCGAGGACGGCGATGAGATCCTCGAAGCAGTCCACCCGGAGCTTCTTGAGAAGCTGCCGCATTCCCGACGATTCAAGCTGGAATACACCGAGAGTGTCCGCCTTCTGGAGCATTTCGTAGGAGGCCTGATCATCCAGGGGGATGTGCTCCATATCCGGAACGGGCTTCCCGCTGAGCGAAATGTTCTGCAGGGCCTCCTCGATTACTGAAAGAGTCCTGAGGCCGAGAAAGTCCATCTTGACAAGCCCCAGTTTTTCAATGGGCTCCATGGGGTACTGGGTAACGATCTGCCCGTCGCCGATCTTCCTCACAGGAACGAGGTCCGTCACCGGCATGGGAGTGATGACCACACCGGCGGCGTGCTGGGAGCAGTGCCTGGCGAGACCCTCGATGTTGGAGGCGATATCGAGGACCCTGGCAACCATGGGGTTGTTTTTTTTCAAATCGGCAAGCTCGGGAACCTGTTCCACGGCCTCGCCGATGGAATGGACC is a genomic window containing:
- the dnaE gene encoding DNA polymerase III subunit alpha produces the protein MARQFVHLHVHTEYSLLDGAIRCDRLAARAVEYGMPAVAMTDHGAMYGAVEFYDKCLTAGIKPIIGCEVYVDPEGHTTRDKRNRNHHLILLAENDEGYHNLVKLTSIANTDGFYGKPRIDHSLLARYKSGLIASSACLAGEIPALILEGREKEALDRAVLYRDIMGKENFFLEIMYNAIPEQAVVNRAIVRMAREHGFPLIATNDAHYLSKDDYDWHEILLCVQTKSSLEDENRMSFSSNDFYFRSPEEMDMLFGAELPDALDNTVAIAERCNVRLPLGERDYKLPNLRLPEGETLESNLEKEARQGLAERMEGQVPEEYARRLEYELGVINSMGFAGYFLIVAGIIGAAKKRGIPVGPGRGSAAGSLVAWSLKITELDPIRYNLLFERFLNPERISMPDIDTDVSDKGRDELLHYISEHYGHDRVSQIVTFGRMKSRAAVTDVGRVLGMAVRDVNAITRLIPPMGVHSIGEAVEQVPELADLKKNNPMVARVLDIASNIEGLARHCSQHAAGVVITPMPVTDLVPVRKIGDGQIVTQYPMEPIEKLGLVKMDFLGLRTLSVIEEALQNISLSGKPVPDMEHIPLDDQASYEMLQKADTLGVFQLESSGMRQLLKKLRVDCFEDLIAVLAMYRPGPLGSGMVDQYIQCKHGRARVEYLHPLLEDVLKETYGVVLYQEQVMQCAAILAGYSLGEADLLRRAMGKKKADVMEQQRVKFVEGAKERGIDGKTAENIFNIIQEFAGYGFNKSHSAAYALITYQTAWLKANYRPEFMAAYLSSQIGSKKEDLAAYVREVRNSGIKVLPPDVNTSMASFTAVGDVIRFGLGAVSKSGHTAVEAILAARNEGGPFASLWDFLCRVDLRVVNKSVVENLIRAGAFDSLNDNRRQLLEGLPDLVSAASKKCADGNQCSLFELMPEETDEGGPDLPEVEDFSLHERLELEKEATGLYISGHPFEQHEAKVRAFSNCAISDLKKWKGKKNPPLVGGMVLSVRERTTKNGDPMGIIEIEDGESRVEAVCFPKTWASLRGKISAGQVCFVSGFPEERGETSVIARSVFPVEEAGERGSPPYVRVSVFEDSLKSVSVKDLFRALKTYPGKSPVLFEIRNDAYSVTMLLQDVRVDPGAPIAAAVEEVLPGEMFQIG